From one Plasmodium knowlesi strain H genome assembly, chromosome: 11 genomic stretch:
- a CDS encoding nucleolar GTP-binding protein 1, putative, translating into MKESSLYRFKDIKPVVNAKELVDVVLSRTQRKTPTEIHKGFKITRIRNFYMRKVKMCQELFREKLQTIINDFPKLDDIHPFYSDLANILYDRDHYKLALGQCSYAVKSVKRICQDYIKLLKFSSSLYKCKMLKISALGRMCKMVKKLQPSLIYLEEVRQNLTRLPSINPHKKTILLAGAPNVGKSSFINIVSRANVEVQPYSFTTTNLYVGHFDHKLNRFQVIDTPGLLDRSLENRNTIEMTTITALAHINGVILFIIDISEECGMSIKEQVNLFHSIRTLFRNKSVVIGFNKIDKTNLDSLSVDNKMLIKEILDDAKVPVKFCSFSTLTGVGVEEAKEVACDMLKSDQTAEFQLNRENLLNAKFGERKVNQERAPFIPESVIRERQERKEREEREKAAKDGKAMQGNEDDATKTVNSVDADGNIVTDKTVPLTMREAKLKKKNKSRQSYLSNRKDDRVLQIDLQNERGGAGVYSVDVRSVYDIKEEHKYDVIPEIYNGKNISDFVDLDIEQKLLELEKEEQELFDQDAEIDPMWFKTKRILERMALRLKGLKLNAKLNEEKQPLYHKKNKTIDEMGKKLDTLKLDKEKILESMTERARRKGTLKEAAKNNGSKKGSTKSLLNAQKVKKDICKKKQIKDNVYGDPTKKSKIFQSTSTELQRKKAYKLNKVAYRKIEKGTKGEADRSIPAKKPRHLFSGKRSIGKTSRR; encoded by the coding sequence ATGAAGGAGTCCAGTCTGTACCGGTTCAAGGACATCAAGCCGGTGGTGAACGCGAAGGAGTTGGTGGACGTGGTACTCTCAAGGACGCAAAGAAAAACTCCCACGGAAATCCACAAGGGATTCAAAATAACGAGAATAAGGAACTTCTACATgaggaaggtaaaaatgTGCCAGGAGCTATTCCGAGAAAAGTTACAAACAATAATAAACGATTTTCCCAAACTAGACGATATCCATCCCTTCTATTCTGATTTGGCTAATATATTGTACGACAGGGACCATTACAAGTTAGCCTTGGGACAATGTAGTTATGCAGTAAAATCAGTAAAGCGCATTTGTCAGgattatataaaattattaaaattcaGTTCATCTCTTTACAAATGTAAGATGCTAAAAATCAGTGCTCTAGGACGTATGTGTAAAATGGTAAAGAAATTACAACCCAGTTTAATTTACTTAGAAGAAGTCAGACAGAACTTAACCCGGCTCCCATCCATAAATCCTCATAAGAAAACCATATTATTAGCTGGTGCTCCTAATGTAGGGAAATCTTCATTTATTAATATTGTCTCTAGAGCTAATGTTGAGGTGCAACCATATTCCTTTACCACAACAAATCTGTACGTAGGTCATTTCGACCATAAATTAAACAGGTTCCAAGTTATTGACACTCCAGGGTTGCTAGACCGATCATTAGAAAATAGAAACACCATAGAAATGACAACCATCACTGCACTAGCACACATTAATGGAgttatcctttttattatcGATATTAGTGAGGAATGTGGCATGTCCATTAAGGAGCAGGTTAATCTTTTTCACTCTATTAGAACTCTTTTTCGAAACAAATCTGTCGTAATTGGCTTTAATAAAATCGACAAAACGAATTTGGATAGTCTCTCTGTTGATAATAAAATGCTCATCAAAGAAATTCTGGACGATGCTAAGGTTCCCGTGAAATTCTGCTCCTTCAGTACACTCACCGGGGTCGGtgtggaagaagcaaagGAGGTCGCTTGTGATATGCTTAAAAGTGATCAGACTGCCGAATTTCAGCTGAATCGAGAAAATTTACTTAACGCAAAGTTTGGTGAGCGTAAAGTCAACCAGGAACGCGCGCCTTTCATTCCGGAGTCTGTCATCCGCGAACGCCAGGAGAGGAAAGAGCGGGAGGAGCGAGAGAAGGCCGCGAAGGATGGGAAAGCAATGCAGGGTAACGAAGATGACGCCACGAAGACGGTCAACTCGGTAGACGCGGATGGAAACATTGTCACTGACAAGACAGTTCCGCTCACGATGCGAGAAGCCAAgctgaagaagaagaataagtCCAGGCAGAGCTACCTGAGCAATCGCAAAGATGACCGTGTCCTGCAAATCGACCTGCAAAACGAGCGCGGAGGTGCAGGTGTCTACTCTGTAGACGTGAGAAGCGTGTATGacataaaggaggaacaCAAATATGATGTAATCCCCGAAATATacaacggaaaaaatatcagCGATTTTGTAGATTTGGATATAGAGCAGAAGTTACTAGaattggaaaaggaagagcagGAACTGTTCGATCAAGACGCAGAGATCGACCCCATGTGGTTTAAAACGAAAAGAATTTTGGAGCGCATGGCCCTCCGACTAAAGGGACTGAAACTCAATGCCAAGTTAAATGAGGAGAAGCAACCATTGTATCacaagaagaacaaaacaatTGACGAAATGGGCAAAAAATTGGATACTCTCAAATTGGACAAGGAAAAGATACTCGAAAGTATGACCGAACGGGCCAGAAGAAAGGGCACACTAAAGGAAGCGGCCAAGAATAATGGTTCGAAGAAGGGATCTACCAAAAGCCTCCTGAACGCGCagaaagtgaagaaggatatttgcaagaagaaacaaattaaGGATAACGTGTATGGAGACCCAACCAAAAAGTCCAAGATTTTCCAGAGCACATCAACCGAGTTACAGAGGAAAAAGGCCTACAAGCTTAACAAAGTTGCGTACAGGAAAatcgaaaaaggaacaaagggTGAAGCGGACCGCTCGATTCCTGCGAAGAAACCGCGACACTTATTTTCGGGAAAGAGATCCATAGGAAAAACCTCCCGACGTTGA
- a CDS encoding 6-cysteine protein — protein sequence MRVRHFSFLRLFLLLSLLVYHLPVQKQRHRSIPSWKYPDEGDDHPPQNAFSHMANQVKGICDFSRGPLNVSTTENEIVPLLVQAELHAGSAPLSDAHTDEPVQRCVQFTKGMEVLTFVCPKRNTEDYIGVEIRPMECFEKVRMHNGNKKKLNNVLKGVQLENIDTDSLSIRKVFIPPTIYRNIIFECTCDNSLSFWNNKMGTRGIMRVHLRKNIVFGCDFDHRGGRENILEVEGELPAVDEANRNTTGDWAFWRNAGPSAEELAERNKTAFSQFYTSEEVNDAKDKGIICNVKITKREVYLGLVCPSGYEMYPSNCFDRVLYKDSIVRMSELIKHHVTFHMDSNRRMSFATFSLDRNENPPGFTCLCVRMDIPEAPPLQANFVYHNYESFGFHFRLLYVLVVILLLVLCL from the coding sequence atgaGGGTTCGccacttttccttccttcgcCTCTTCCTTCTGCTGAGTCTCTTGGTGTACCATCTCCCCGTCCAGAAACAGAGGCATAGATCCATCCCCTCATGGAAGTACCCCGATGAAGGGGATGACCATCCCCCCCAGAACGCCTTCTCTCATATGGCCAATCAGGTGAAAGGGATATGCGACTTTTCAAGAGGCCCTCTAAATGTATCCACcacagaaaatgaaatagtGCCTTTGTTGGTTCAAGCGGAGCTCCATGCAGGTAGTGCCCCTTTAAGTGATGCCCATACGGACGAGCCAGTACAACGCTGCGTACAATTTACTAAAGGAATGGAAGTACTCACTTTCGTCTGCCCGAAGAGGAACACAGAAGATTACATCGGAGTAGAAATAAGACCGATGGAATGCTTTGAAAAAGTCCGGATGCATAAcgggaataagaaaaaattaaataatgtGTTAAAAGGAGTCCAACTGGAAAATATAGATACGGACTCTTTAAGCATCAGGAAGGTTTTTATTCCACCGACCATTTAccgaaatattatttttgagTGCACATGTGATAATAGCTTGAGTTTTTGGAATAACAAAATGGGGACCAGGGGTATCATGCGGGTTCATCTCAGAAAGAACATCGTCTTTGGTTGCGACTTCGATCACAGAGGAGGTAGAGAAAATATACTTGAGGTAGAGGGAGAGCTACCTGCGGTAGATGAAGCTAACAGAAACACAACGGGTGATTGGGCCTTCTGGCGGAATGCTGGTCCTAGTGCAGAAGAACTAGCGGAGAGAAACAAAACGGCCTTCTCTCAATTTTACACCTCAGAAGAAGTAAACGATGCCAAGGATAAAGGAATTATTTGTAACGTCAAAATAACAAAGAGGGAAGTGTACTTGGGGTTGGTATGCCCCTCTGGTTATGAGATGTACCCATCTAATTGTTTCGATAGAGTGTTGTACAAAGATAGCATTGTCAGGATGAGTGAGTTGATTAAACACCATGTTACGTTTCATATGGATAGCAACAGGAGGATGtcttttgcaactttttctCTTGACAGAAATGAAAACCCCCCTGGATTCACTTGCCTCTGTGTTCGCATGGATATCCCGGAGGCGCCTCCCTTGCAGGCAAACTTTGTGTACCACAATTACGAATCCTTTGGCTTTCACTTCCGTTTGCTCTACGTGTTAGTGGTAATCCTACTACTGGTGCTGTGTCTGTGA
- a CDS encoding 6-cysteine protein P12, putative: protein MRIVKASLWGQLLIWCISTSVEAFTHTCDFNDELVLDFDDQQMTNRERICSLKPDVFDKVVIKCGSEKNKYELLPNNCFEQVYTSKSIKNTQNLVQYLHGVAAIVKRKQNKYNSRDKRNYDDVSFRVAPNMDSEKKAIYCICQNKAKIRVKKKSGLIYDKDIFNTGIVEVVIPTLPQRIDGCDFTQNTSTLFTKGYDVNFYKNIENEDDVICKVRATEGKFIGFKCPSNYSIKPEECFLQGFNLSGKKEQLQSKVNLTDLVMDHYNKVFYARVPERIYQSMNFFCTCVLEEKRLVAHFEFIATSSDGISMSEAGGMNVLQGRSGATVATGRGVFLFLLLSGVLYFLL from the coding sequence ATGCGAATTGTGAAGGCCTCCCTGTGGGGGCAGCTCCTCATCTGGTGCATATCCACGTCGGTGGAAGCAttcacacacacatgtgatTTCAATGATGAGTTAGTCCTCGATTTTGATGATCAGCAAATGACGAATAGAGAAAGAATATGTTCTCTAAAACCAGACGTGTTCGACAAAGTAGTAATAAAATGTGGAtccgaaaaaaataaatatgagtTATTGCCAAATAACTGTTTTGAACAAGTGTACACATCCAAGTCGATAAAAAACACACAGAACTTGGTGCAGTATCTTCACGGAGTCGCAGCCATTGTGAAGAGGAAACAGAACAAATACAACTCAAGagataaaagaaattacGATGATGTATCCTTTCGTGTGGCACCAAATATGGAcagtgaaaaaaaggcaatttACTGCATATGccaaaataaagcaaaaataagagtcaaaaaaaaaagtggactTATATACGATAAAGATATCTTTAACACAGGAATTGTAGAAGTTGTAATTCCTACTCTTCCACAAAGAATTGATGGATGTGATTTCACTCAAAATACATCTACCCTATTCACGAAAGGGTATGATGtgaatttttacaaaaatattgaaaaCGAAGACGATGTCATTTGTAAAGTTAGAGCTACGGAAGGGAAATTCATTGGCTTTAAGTGCCCATCTAATTATTCCATCAAGCCTGAGGAATGTTTTCTACAAGGATTTAACCTGAGTGGCAAGAAAGAACAACTTCAATCCAAGGTTAACCTTACAGATTTAGTGATGGATCATTACAACAAAGTCTTCTATGCTCGTGTTCCAGAAAGGATATACCAAAGTATGAACTTCTTTTGTACATGTGTTTTAGAGGAAAAGAGATTGGTTGCCCATTTTGAGTTTATCGCTACTTCCAGTGACGGAATTAGTATGAGTGAAGCGGGTGGGATGAACGTTTTGCAGGGTCGCAGTGGTGCAACAGTAGCCACAGGAAGGGgggttttcctcttccttttactCTCAGGAgtcctttactttttattGTAG